From one Gossypium hirsutum isolate 1008001.06 chromosome D08, Gossypium_hirsutum_v2.1, whole genome shotgun sequence genomic stretch:
- the LOC107909256 gene encoding pathogenesis-related protein PR-1, producing the protein MDSARIRGCFGAIIVSLLLVSTTQAANYLSLINQFLAPQNAARVAIRMRPLVWDSRLARYAQWYANQRRKDCALRHSNGPYGENIFWGSGNGWTPSQAAEAWVSERKWYNYWSNSCAGGEECGHYTQVVWGRTKRVGCARVVCNGGRGIFMTCNYDPPGNYIGERPY; encoded by the coding sequence ATGGATAGTGCTCGAATACGAGGCTGCTTTGGCGCAATCATCGTTTCCCTTTTGCTCGTATCAACCACTCAGGCTGCTAACTATCTGAGCCTGATTAATCAGTTCTTGGCTCCTCAAAATGCTGCTCGTGTGGCCATCAGAATGCGGCCATTGGTGTGGGATTCAAGGCTGGCGCGTTATGCTCAGTGGTACGCCAACCAAAGGCGGAAAGACTGTGCATTGAGGCACTCCAATGGACCTTACGGGGAGAATATCTTCTGGGGTAGCGGCAATGGCTGGACGCCGTCCCAGGCGGCCGAGGCGTGGGTTTCAGAAAGGAAATGGTACAATTACTGGTCTAATTCATGCGCCGGAGGGGAGGAATGCGGGCACTATACACAAGTTGTGTGGGGCAGAACCAAGAGAGTTGGGTGCGCCAGAGTGGTGTGCAATGGAGGGAGGGGTATTTTCATGACTTGTAACTATGATCCTCCTGGGAATTATATTGGTGAAAGACCTTACTGA